Proteins encoded together in one Oligoflexia bacterium window:
- a CDS encoding tRNA-uridine aminocarboxypropyltransferase, whose protein sequence is MAKRSKSKDRCERCCIRRLLCLCSVIPEMHLSTKLIVLIHNRETRRPTNTGRLATLALPHSELRVRGLRTPMNEEGLVVSDRQTLLLYPDENAVELSPSYVASFKKPITLIVPDGSWRQAAKMRFRVPALKDVPHVKIPMGAKSNYQLRQETKENGLATFEAIARAFGIIESPEVQQRLEDFFKIMVERTMWSRGKKLAEDCESPIPPEAILFNSNAGHAGSR, encoded by the coding sequence TTGGCTAAAAGATCAAAATCAAAAGATCGCTGTGAGCGCTGTTGTATCAGGCGTTTGCTTTGTCTTTGTTCGGTTATTCCTGAAATGCATCTTTCCACAAAACTTATCGTACTTATCCACAACCGTGAAACCAGACGTCCGACAAATACCGGAAGACTTGCAACACTAGCGCTTCCACATAGCGAGTTGCGAGTGCGCGGTTTAAGAACTCCGATGAATGAAGAGGGGCTGGTAGTTTCTGACAGACAAACTCTATTATTATATCCCGATGAGAACGCCGTTGAACTAAGCCCAAGTTATGTGGCGAGTTTTAAAAAACCAATAACACTTATTGTTCCAGATGGAAGTTGGCGTCAAGCTGCGAAGATGAGGTTTCGTGTTCCGGCCCTTAAAGATGTGCCTCATGTGAAAATACCAATGGGCGCAAAATCAAATTATCAGTTAAGACAAGAAACCAAAGAAAATGGTTTAGCAACCTTTGAAGCCATTGCACGCGCTTTTGGAATAATCGAAAGCCCTGAAGTGCAACAAAGGTTAGAAGATTTTTTTAAAATCATGGTCGAACGAACAATGTGGAGCCGTGGAAAAAAACTCGCCGAAGACTGTGAATCGCCGATACCACCAGAAGCTATTTTGTTTAATTCAAACGCAGGTCATGCAGGCTCAAGATAA
- a CDS encoding rod shape-determining protein gives MGFFDKFSDYFSNDIAIDLGTANTLVFARGRGIILNEPSVVAVQKNYRGMQNRVLAVGREAKEMLGRTPGSIVAIRPIKDGVIADFEVTQSMLKYFISKSTGGKKSLVRPRIIICVPYGITQVEKRAVKESAQSAGAREVYLIEEPMAAAIGAGLPITEPSGNMVVDIGGGTTGVAVISLGGIVYCKSIKIAGDKFDESIVNYVRRQFNLLIGERTAENIKMAIGNAYPFEVERVMEIKGRDLVAGAPKTIEITSTQVHDALTDSVNEVVDAVKTALEKTPPELASDIVDNGIVLTGGGALLANLDILLRERTGLPVSLAEDPLTCVVLGSGKVLEELDLLKQLTTD, from the coding sequence ATGGGATTCTTCGATAAATTTTCAGATTATTTTTCAAACGATATAGCCATCGATCTGGGCACAGCCAATACTTTGGTATTCGCTCGTGGTCGCGGAATCATTCTCAATGAACCCTCTGTTGTTGCAGTACAGAAAAATTATCGCGGAATGCAAAATCGAGTTCTCGCTGTTGGCCGTGAGGCAAAAGAAATGTTAGGCAGAACACCCGGTTCAATTGTGGCCATTCGTCCGATCAAAGACGGTGTCATCGCGGACTTTGAAGTTACTCAAAGCATGCTCAAATATTTTATTTCAAAATCAACAGGCGGAAAAAAATCTCTTGTTCGCCCGCGTATTATCATCTGTGTTCCCTACGGGATCACACAGGTTGAAAAGCGCGCTGTAAAAGAATCAGCACAATCAGCTGGAGCTCGCGAAGTATATCTTATTGAAGAGCCCATGGCCGCAGCTATTGGCGCCGGACTTCCGATCACTGAGCCTAGTGGTAATATGGTCGTCGATATCGGTGGTGGAACAACGGGTGTAGCGGTCATCAGTCTTGGCGGCATCGTATATTGTAAATCAATTAAAATTGCTGGCGATAAGTTTGATGAAAGTATTGTGAATTATGTTCGACGCCAATTTAATCTTCTAATTGGTGAAAGAACGGCTGAGAATATTAAGATGGCCATTGGTAACGCGTATCCTTTTGAAGTAGAGCGCGTGATGGAAATCAAAGGCCGTGATCTTGTTGCTGGTGCGCCAAAAACAATCGAAATTACTTCCACACAAGTACATGATGCATTGACTGATTCTGTAAATGAAGTCGTTGATGCTGTTAAAACAGCGCTTGAGAAAACTCCACCTGAGCTTGCTTCAGACATTGTTGATAATGGAATTGTTTTAACGGGTGGTGGGGCATTACTTGCGAATTTAGATATTTTATTGCGTGAGCGCACAGGACTTCCGGTTTCTTTAGCCGAAGATCCGCTTACTTGTGTTGTTTTGGGTTCAGGAAAAGTGCTTGAGGAACTTGATCTACTCAAGCAACTCACAACGGATTAA
- a CDS encoding JAB domain-containing protein: MELINSYMAASYFRNLIQSHDVEEFWVVALNPQCKVITSRMLFRGTVDSCLIHPRDIFRFGMSWNATSLLVAHNHPSGAIEPSQPDIEMSQRLRKAGELVLLPVLDHIIVTARAHYSFADQGWNPSLRSANSAF; the protein is encoded by the coding sequence ATGGAACTCATCAATAGCTACATGGCGGCTTCTTATTTTCGAAATCTTATTCAATCCCACGATGTCGAAGAATTCTGGGTGGTCGCACTCAACCCCCAATGCAAGGTGATCACTTCACGCATGCTCTTTCGCGGAACTGTAGATTCATGCTTGATTCACCCACGTGATATCTTTCGATTTGGAATGAGCTGGAATGCCACATCACTATTGGTTGCTCATAATCATCCATCCGGTGCAATTGAACCTAGTCAGCCAGACATTGAAATGAGTCAGCGGCTGCGAAAAGCTGGCGAACTTGTGCTGTTACCAGTGTTAGATCATATTATCGTAACAGCGCGAGCTCATTACAGTTTCGCAGATCAGGGGTGGAACCCATCCCTGCGCAGCGCGAATAGCGCTTTTTAA
- the lpoB gene encoding penicillin-binding protein activator LpoB encodes MYKLVVALLAVVSLASCGPKAFTKGDYDNPENENLLNDQFSETDMQKMVKALVTSLVASKPIQKADKPPIVMVTKLENKTNEHIDTQSIMDMVKVELGRTGSVAFVDKEARGDVSAEYEYQDSGMMDNTTKKGKGKQIGADYIINGRLDTIVQEVGKDKTVYYKITLYLTNLSTNISMWQDQQQIRKVYKKRSISM; translated from the coding sequence ATGTATAAACTCGTAGTTGCGTTATTGGCGGTTGTGTCTCTAGCTTCATGCGGGCCTAAGGCATTCACAAAGGGGGATTACGATAATCCAGAAAATGAAAATCTCCTCAATGATCAATTTTCAGAAACAGATATGCAAAAAATGGTTAAAGCATTAGTTACAAGTCTTGTAGCTTCAAAGCCGATTCAAAAAGCTGATAAGCCGCCCATCGTGATGGTCACAAAATTAGAAAATAAAACCAATGAGCACATTGATACCCAAAGCATCATGGACATGGTGAAGGTAGAACTCGGTCGAACTGGTTCAGTGGCATTTGTTGATAAAGAAGCGCGTGGAGATGTATCAGCTGAATATGAATATCAAGATTCAGGCATGATGGATAACACCACCAAAAAAGGTAAAGGCAAACAAATCGGCGCTGATTACATTATAAACGGTCGACTCGACACTATCGTTCAAGAAGTTGGTAAAGACAAAACCGTTTATTACAAAATCACACTGTATTTGACCAATCTCTCCACCAACATTTCTATGTGGCAAGATCAGCAGCAAATCAGAAAAGTTTATAAAAAACGCAGCATCAGCATGTAA
- a CDS encoding ATP-binding protein: MKRAQKSLRSILTLWFLAFTIVPLAFISGYTLVLYESSLNSELKKRLEGNVREVGVGLADLERLIINNATNIHAVDPTLSYHVATRNIQSARRTISEWLRVPSTNRIVLFDREGRLIISQIRNPNGEIKAQTNLETGDFYLTDQLLEEINSKGQKTEREVIPGKGLDLMVYTRIVQKGKTVGYIEEVVELGQNFILSLKKRLNLEAVIFDDKGQPAAASNPDFFLYPKDFFPGKFNSESQSFFDLTSRGEPYGMIIRPIVDTKGKPYVTLGLATSKIDGQKVLKRIKVTLLTVTVLILLFLIPILFYVSNRVVKPLNQLVEATQRMEGGKVVQNMTNTSDTEIGILIDSFNRMAKNISTARKELEQKVVELEAINVELKNTQTSLVHSAKMASLGQLVAGVAHELNNPIGFIYSNMSHLREYVEKLRTVLDTAEKNPEKLKKIKADVEFDFLIDDLPKLIASCEDGARRTRDIVLGLRNFSRLDEAQLKKVDLHEGLSNTLKLLTSELKNRIKLHEDYGKLPEVRCYVSQLNQVFMNILSNAAQAIEKDGEIWIKTWVEDKWAFVTIRDSGPGISKEDIDKIFDPFFTTKPVGRGTGLGLSITYGIMQKHGGEITVESKKGWGTEFKIKIPIDGPSDEKKSPA; encoded by the coding sequence ATGAAAAGAGCGCAAAAATCTCTAAGGAGTATTCTAACTCTTTGGTTTTTAGCTTTTACAATTGTCCCGCTAGCATTTATTTCTGGTTATACCCTTGTACTCTATGAGTCTTCATTAAATTCAGAATTAAAAAAACGTCTCGAAGGCAATGTTCGAGAGGTTGGTGTGGGATTAGCTGATCTCGAAAGATTGATTATCAATAACGCTACGAACATTCACGCTGTGGATCCGACATTAAGTTATCATGTGGCAACAAGAAACATACAATCTGCTAGAAGAACAATCTCAGAATGGCTGCGAGTTCCTAGTACAAATCGCATCGTACTGTTTGATCGAGAGGGAAGGCTTATCATCTCTCAAATCAGAAATCCAAATGGCGAAATCAAAGCACAGACAAATCTTGAAACGGGTGATTTTTATCTTACCGATCAACTTTTAGAAGAAATTAATAGCAAAGGTCAAAAAACAGAACGCGAAGTTATTCCAGGTAAAGGGCTTGATCTTATGGTTTACACGCGTATCGTACAAAAAGGGAAGACCGTTGGTTATATTGAAGAGGTGGTAGAGCTAGGCCAAAATTTTATTTTAAGCCTTAAAAAAAGACTCAATCTAGAGGCTGTAATTTTTGATGATAAAGGGCAACCAGCCGCTGCGAGTAATCCAGATTTTTTTCTTTACCCAAAAGATTTTTTTCCAGGAAAATTTAATTCAGAATCTCAATCATTTTTTGATCTTACCAGTCGTGGTGAGCCCTATGGAATGATCATCAGACCAATTGTAGATACAAAAGGTAAACCCTATGTAACTCTGGGGCTTGCAACGAGTAAAATTGATGGGCAAAAGGTTTTAAAGCGCATCAAAGTAACACTTTTGACTGTAACAGTTTTAATTTTACTCTTTTTGATTCCCATATTGTTTTATGTTTCAAATAGGGTTGTTAAGCCCTTGAATCAATTAGTTGAGGCCACCCAAAGAATGGAGGGTGGTAAAGTGGTTCAAAACATGACCAACACCTCTGATACTGAAATTGGTATCTTGATTGATTCATTTAATCGTATGGCTAAAAATATTTCTACGGCACGAAAAGAGTTAGAGCAAAAAGTTGTTGAACTTGAAGCAATAAATGTTGAATTAAAAAATACACAAACATCTCTTGTGCATTCAGCAAAGATGGCAAGTCTTGGTCAATTAGTCGCCGGTGTTGCTCATGAACTTAATAACCCAATTGGTTTTATTTATTCAAACATGTCTCACTTACGTGAGTATGTTGAAAAACTTCGCACAGTATTAGATACCGCAGAAAAGAATCCTGAAAAATTAAAGAAAATTAAAGCAGATGTTGAATTTGATTTTCTTATTGATGATCTTCCAAAACTTATCGCCAGCTGTGAAGATGGTGCGCGCCGCACGCGTGATATAGTTTTAGGTTTACGTAATTTTTCACGCCTTGATGAAGCACAGCTTAAGAAAGTTGACCTTCATGAAGGTCTTAGCAATACCCTAAAGCTTTTAACTAGTGAGCTTAAAAATCGAATTAAGTTACATGAAGATTACGGGAAACTTCCCGAAGTGAGATGTTATGTGAGTCAGCTCAATCAGGTTTTTATGAATATTCTCAGTAATGCGGCCCAAGCCATTGAAAAGGATGGTGAGATCTGGATTAAAACCTGGGTAGAAGATAAATGGGCTTTTGTAACGATTCGTGATTCAGGCCCCGGAATTTCAAAAGAAGATATTGATAAGATTTTTGATCCCTTTTTCACCACAAAGCCCGTGGGTCGTGGAACGGGCCTTGGTTTGAGCATTACTTATGGGATAATGCAAAAACATGGCGGTGAAATCACCGTTGAGAGTAAAAAGGGTTGGGGAACAGAATTTAAAATCAAGATCCCAATTGACGGACCCTCGGACGAAAAAAAATCCCCAGCCTAG
- a CDS encoding zf-HC2 domain-containing protein, with amino-acid sequence MSTERKLSCFFSRELFPLYIEEQLDNARREQVEVHLKECQLCLDVFERVKKNRKILIELSETKCSAEVVTFLQKEHHFWSDFIARYGWSKWNSNLKWAAELCFVAIALAATIHLFPWLNLAKSLQGFRPGIPKTIPITPPVSGTDVEIDTDTAGVGSPPVALVQPFIGPQLPPDGKLSPSEKLPTVVAVVKPAPVAGVVSESEMGEESPISDMAQQKMAGFVWRGAVQFDVLSPEVAEQITKSIIALGATKAGKVDLGWIRGTQFYYHFILPDENYEKVLSVINAHGGIVDVKKEKHPRVVKKGYMRIIMTLEQEK; translated from the coding sequence ATGAGCACAGAGCGAAAACTCAGCTGTTTTTTCAGTCGCGAATTATTTCCACTCTATATTGAGGAGCAATTAGATAACGCTCGACGTGAGCAAGTAGAGGTTCATCTAAAAGAATGTCAGCTGTGTCTTGATGTTTTTGAAAGGGTGAAAAAAAATCGTAAAATTCTTATAGAACTATCTGAAACAAAATGCAGTGCTGAAGTCGTAACTTTCTTACAAAAAGAACATCACTTTTGGAGTGATTTTATTGCTCGCTACGGATGGAGTAAGTGGAATTCAAATCTTAAATGGGCTGCTGAACTTTGTTTTGTGGCCATTGCGCTTGCTGCTACAATTCATTTATTTCCTTGGCTTAATCTTGCAAAAAGTCTTCAAGGTTTTCGCCCTGGAATTCCAAAGACAATCCCAATCACACCGCCGGTTTCTGGTACAGATGTTGAAATTGATACAGACACAGCTGGTGTGGGAAGTCCTCCGGTTGCTCTCGTTCAACCATTTATTGGACCGCAATTACCGCCAGATGGTAAATTATCCCCTAGCGAAAAGTTACCAACAGTCGTTGCCGTCGTTAAACCTGCACCAGTTGCAGGGGTTGTTTCAGAGTCTGAAATGGGTGAAGAGTCTCCGATAAGTGATATGGCTCAACAAAAAATGGCAGGGTTTGTGTGGCGAGGGGCTGTTCAATTTGATGTGCTCAGCCCAGAAGTTGCAGAACAAATAACAAAATCTATTATTGCCCTGGGCGCAACAAAAGCCGGTAAAGTTGATTTAGGTTGGATACGTGGAACTCAGTTTTATTACCATTTTATTTTACCTGATGAAAATTATGAAAAAGTTCTTAGTGTTATCAACGCTCATGGTGGAATCGTCGATGTTAAAAAAGAAAAACACCCTCGCGTAGTTAAAAAAGGATACATGCGTATCATCATGACTCTTGAGCAAGAAAAATGA